One part of the Botrytis cinerea B05.10 chromosome 8, complete sequence genome encodes these proteins:
- the Bctfa2 gene encoding Bctfa2, with product MSSFLEKQQAAFAKGIQNTSSKITSKRPTAPVSVPSPAPSNTSNTSKSENKDPKRKREPTNVVYSQPASTGYGTEAFTQVTYVIEFLKKKDEPKTFQEILEYLSQVHVEQSKKQLIAQILRRHDRVQWIADPKLKVQAWDSGTFKHRPIIGVRNKGALLSYLQNKPDAQGVSVKDLKDGWPDCEDAINELEKEYKILVTRTKKDNHARMIWINDPTLIHPVESEFQVMWHRTELPSVDDLVRKLLENGQKPASEDPSKRVKVAPKAKEKKRKAPRKGGRTTNTHMAHLLNDYSHMKR from the coding sequence ATGTCTTCATTCCTCGAGAAGCAACAAGCAGCCTTTGCAAAGGGTATTCAAAATACTTCATCTAAAATCACAAGCAAGCGTCCCACTGCACCAGTTTCAGTTCCGTCACCCGCTCCATCAAACACCTCAAATACATCGAAGAGTGAGAACAAGGATCCTAAACGTAAGAGAGAACCCACGAACGTCGTGTACTCTCAGCCTGCTTCCACCGGTTATGGAACAGAAGCATTTACACAAGTCACCTACGTTATCgaattcttgaagaagaaagatgagcCCAAAACTTTTCAGGAAATTCTAGAATATTTGAGTCAGGTACACGTTGAGCAGAGCAAGAAACAACTCATTGCGCAAATTCTCAGGAGACATGATCGAGTTCAATGGATCGCAGATCCTAAGTTAAAAGTACAGGCTTGGGATTCTGGCACATTCAAACATCGGCCTATCATCGGTGTTCGTAACAAGGGAGCTTTATTATCATATCTTCAAAACAAACCTGATGCTCAAGGTGTCAGTGTTAAGGATTTAAAGGATGGTTGGCCAGACTGCGAAGATGCGATCAACGAGTTGGAAAAGGAGTACAAGATTTTGGTTACCAGAACAAAGAAGGATAATCATGCACGAATGATTTGGATCAATGATCCTACTTTGATTCATCCTGTCGAATCCGAATTTCAAGTCATGTGGCACAGAACGGAACTTCCTAGCGTCGATGATCTTGTTCGAAAGCTTCTCGAAAATGGACAAAAACCTGCCAGTGAAGATCCAAGTAAGCGTGTCAAGGTGGCTCCGaaggcaaaggaaaagaagagaaaggctCCAAGAAAGGGTGGTCGTACTACAAATACTCACATGGCACATTTGTTGAACGATTACTCTCACATGAAGCGATAG